Proteins encoded in a region of the Pseudomonas sp. GOM7 genome:
- a CDS encoding DUF3509 domain-containing protein, with protein MELTNQQLVDHLFTPLRANFSSPRPDGSIILALLDESDSTVYSRVLAKPQLDDQDAFAQSLEEIRLELAVRAGNIPADLRKTLKEQDSVLSYRTA; from the coding sequence ATGGAACTCACCAACCAGCAACTCGTCGATCATCTGTTCACTCCGCTGCGTGCCAACTTCAGTTCGCCACGGCCTGATGGCAGCATCATCCTCGCCTTGCTCGACGAGAGTGACAGTACCGTTTACAGCCGCGTACTGGCCAAGCCCCAGCTTGACGATCAGGACGCCTTCGCCCAGAGCCTGGAAGAAATCCGCCTGGAGCTCGCGGTACGCGCCGGCAACATCCCCGCCGATCTGCGCAAGACGCTCAAGGAACAGG